A single Fusarium oxysporum Fo47 chromosome IV, complete sequence DNA region contains:
- a CDS encoding Spo7-like protein-domain-containing protein gives MSDDVDSIVKGASAPSQGVKDVAGTSPILPTTAKQGDPLHHTPSSPSMIYLNLLILEASLRAQFLELRARKRHHTFFLTLLSLWIAGFGYALFLAPREDGRGVGGSIYWAVEGAEKVCFMGGIITAILVWATGIWERGIRWPRRWFVISNRGLRGFNCKLIIIRRTWWAEALSTIGFFLTYGLFSHTASSSYRYVEPNLLREVEKELQITSDTHPTLILPHEDEEKGGHEEDLAPGGDYVKLLLLAKPFSATFRENWELYRTEYWEKENERRALLRQKVKERDHQLVKQQYGWLWWLPGRQPRRQEPEKTPPRHISVERERRRRGSSVRRASTSSSRTPTPIVEEDNSVSRRPSSGSMSARRKRLSTSSKPKRPGTDSRSVTPDFPSPLARESSATPTPDSGPEGGKVLRNSSSRSTVGSKERD, from the coding sequence ATGTCCGACGATGTCGATTCCATCGTAAAAGGCGCCTCAGCTCCTTCGCAGGGCGTGAAAGATGTCGCCGGCACGAGTCCCATTCTCCCCACCACCGCCAAACAAGGCGATCCGCTGCACCACACGCCGAGTTCGCCGTCTATGATCTATCTCAACCTGTTGATCCTCGAGGCATCACTGCGCGCGCAATTCCTCGAACTACGAGCTCGAAAGCGACATCATACTTTCTTTCTTACACTGCTGTCACTGTGGATCGCTGGTTTTGGATATGCTCTCTTTCTCGCACCCCGTGAGGATGGTCGTGGTGTAGGAGGTTCTATCTACTGGGCTGTCGAGGGTGCAGAGAAGGTCTGCTTCATGGGCGGCATCATCACTGCGATACTCGTCTGGGCAACTGGAATCTGGGAGCGTGGAATTCGCTGGCCAAGACGATGGTTCGTCATTTCGAATAGAGGACTACGAGGCTTTAACTGCAAGCTGATCATAATACGACGGACGTGGTGGGCCGAAGCACTCTCGACGATTGGATTCTTCTTGACGTACGGACTATTCTCACACACGGCTAGTTCATCATATCGATACGTCGAACCAAATCTTTTGCGAGAGGTGGAGAAGGAACTTCAGATCACGAGCGATACACACCCGACGCTGATACTGCCCcacgaagatgaggagaagggcGGTCACGAGGAGGATTTAGCGCCTGGCGGCGACTACGTCAAGCTGCTCCTCCTAGCAAAGCCTTTTTCTGCTACGTTCCGCGAGAACTGGGAGCTATACAGGACGGAATACTGGGAGAAGGAAAACGAGCGACGGGCCCTGCTGCGGCAAAAAGTTAAGGAGCGCGATCACCAACTCGTCAAGCAACAATACGGCTGGCTATGGTGGCTCCCCGGCAGACAACCGCGGCGCCAAGAGCCCGAGAAGACACCACCGCGTCACATATCCGTTGAGCGCGAACGTCGTCGTCGCGGAAGTAGCGTGCGCCGCGCCTCAACGAGCTCATCACGAACTCCCACGCCTATCGTCGAAGAAGACAACTCCGTTAGTAGACGACCCAGCAGCGGCTCCATGTCAGCGCGGCGCAAGAGGCTGTCGACGAGCTCGAAGCCGAAAAGACCGGGGACTGATTCGAGATCTGTTACACCGGATTTTCCGTCGCCTTTGGCGAGGGAGAGTAGTGCGACGCCTACGCCTGATTCTGGACCTGAGGGGGGAAAGGTCTTGAGGAATTCGAGTTCGAGATCGACTGTTGGTTCGAAGGAGCGGGATTAG
- a CDS encoding Alpha/Beta hydrolase protein, translating to MSTDGTVRPPHGGRVADAPDEIKHQAELKPSHAFLFPLGYKDAAYQWWTSLAPQAVERNLLNLMPHLREANDSITNVDTPERPDPYGTRVWRRTMVHLSGKNRALNEVTVERVGEKEEDALVMIHGYGAGLGFFYKNFEPISRMKGLKLYALDMLGCGNSSRPAFKIHAKKKEDQVMEAEGWFVDALEEWRKARKLEQFTLLGHSLGGYLAVSYAIKYPGRLKKLILASPVGIPSDPYAVNASMPEPNTSTIQNEIIQDQQSTTDQNGTLKKHKPASNVLRRPLPGWFVWLWDQNISPFSIVRMSGPLGPRFVSGWSFRRFNHLPQAESQALHDYSFSIFKQKGSGEYALAYILAPGAYARRPVIDRIQEVGRQTITKPDGTTVKENGIPVVFMYGENDWMDVAGGLASEEKLKEARQKALENATEEEKKRENGSAKVLLVPKAGHHLYLDNPEVFNDMIRKELEDTRKSEQKKQ from the exons ATGAGTACCGACGGTACCGTTCGTCCGCCTCATGGTGGGAGAGTTGCCGATGCGCCGGACGAGATTAAACATCAGGCTGAGCTGAAGCCTTCGCATGCGTTCTTGTTTCCACTTGGTTATAAAGATGCTGCGTATCAATGG TGGACGAGTTTGGCTCCTCAAGCCGTTGAGCGTAATTTATTGAACCTCATGCCGCACCTTAGAGAGGCGAATGACAGTATTACCAATGTCGATACTCCCGAACGACCTGATCCTTACGGTACACGAGTATGGCGAAGAACAATGGTCCATCTTTCCGGAAAGAACCGAGCCTTGAACGAAGTAACCGTCGAGCGAGTCGGagaaaaggaggaggatgctCTCGTCATGATCCACGGATACGGCGCTGGTCTTGGTTTCTTCTACAAGAACTTTGAACCTATTTCTCGCATGAAGGGACTCAAGCTTTATGCACTGGACATGCTGGGCTGTGGAAACTCGTCACGACCGGCCTTCAAGATCCATgcgaagaaaaaggaagaccAAGTCATGGAAGCGGAGGGTTGGTTTGTCGATGCGCTAGAAGAATGGCGAAAGGCCAGAAAGCTCGAACAGTTCACATTACTTGGCCACTCGCTTGGTGGTTATCTTGCAGTTTCATACGCCATCAAATATCCCGGCCGACTTAAAAAGCTCATTCTGGCGTCTCCAGTCGGTATCCCATCTGATCCCTACGCCGTCAATGCCTCTATGCCCGAACCGAACACATCAACGATCCAAAACGAAATCATACAAGATCAGCAAAGCACGACCGACCAAAATGGTACTCTCAAAAAGCATAAGCCTGCTTCAAACGTCCTACGACGACCTTTGCCAGGCTGGTTTGTCTGGCTCTGGGATCAGAACATTTCTCCCTTCAGCATCGTCCGAATGAGCGGTCCTCTCGGTCCACGATTTGTCTCAGGCTGGAGTTTCCGACGCTTCAACCATCTGCCGCAAGCTGAATCACAAGCTCTCCACGATTACTCCTTCTCGATCTTCAAGCAAAAGGGCAGTGGTGAATATGCTCTAGCTTATATCCTCGCTCCCGGCGCATATGCTCGTCGTCCTGTAATCGATCGCATTCAAGAAGTCGGCCGTCAAACCATCACAAAACCCGACGGAACTACAGTCAAAGAAAATGGTATACCAGTAGTATTCATGTACGGAGAAAACGACTGGATGGACGTCGCAGGCGGTCTAGCATCAGAAGAGAAACTCAAGGAAGCGAGACAGAAGGCCCTTGAAAACGCTacggaggaagaaaagaagcgaGAAAACGGCAGTGCAAAGGTCCTCCTCGTTCCCAAGGCCGGCCATCATCTCTACCTCGACAACCCCGAAGTCTTCAACGACATGATCCGcaaagaactcgaagacACCCGAAAATCCGAGCAAAAGAAACAATAG
- a CDS encoding uncharacterized protein (domain of unknown function DUF221-domain containing protein), with product MSSTNSDASGSATDSATGTATSVTSSIVSSLLSSAISASETLSASETASDEPTKTSSGGILGTTPETTSAADTDRGIGIVTFLTALVVAVIIFTVQLVAFLLLRNKLARIFKPKTYLVPERERTESPPRSVASMLKTLWHYDDREVINKCGLDAYFFLRYLKTLLIIFLPICCIVMPILIPINFVGGIGQKVNVNETERREAGNKPTGLDTLAFGNVSPKNTSRYAAHLLMGILVIIWVCWVFFIELKVYIKVRQDYLTSAEHRLRASATTVLVNSIPAKWLSEDALRGLFDVFPGGIRNIWINRDLSPLLDKVKERNEIHAQLESAETDLIKAAKKAQLKQAKAAEKKERKEKKLKALSKQERAERQAEVDAEAQRMANSAGGQTAGDKHDVPHDIDAGVRESQYETYLNEEHKHEHDEKAKSKGFKVPLLGDPLSKVGHGIMGVVSKTGNNVDETLETTNGFMGLSQTNDNRVPSRNSDRHRNQASVDEEELNSPSDTLRVQNNQSRNSTRYSAESTSAINPKPAREHFGDQGNTVRKIDNIDEIYIRGESKWWEFWKPPPGAYTSPVPQGEVSQAYRDRKTNENKPLWQRIKYALPFVKPEFEETVEYGIAYNPDYKEDAEPAEWEKYLKKKDRPTHRLPLFGQSWLFGVPFVTKKVDTIYWCREQLARLNLEIEEDQAHPERFPLMNSAFIQFNHQVAAHMACQSVIHHLPKHMTPRMNEIAPRDVIWDNMAFSWWQEWLRSGIVFVAIVTMVFLWAIPVAWTAALSQLDNLIRNNKWLHFLKDNEALHNAAKAIAGVLPAVLLGLLLFLVPIILGFFADFKGAKTGSQKAEFVQRYYFVFLFIQVFLIVSIASFFAASIDAIVENVKQLQTVGSVLDLLANNLPTAANYFFSYMILQAMSTSSATLLQLGALLMWYVIAKMLDSTARNKWSRNTRLNQVNWGRFFPIYTNFACIGLIYCVIAPLISIFAIITFALLWMAQRYAMLYVTRFEHDTGGVLYPRAINQTFTGIYFMELCMAGLFFITEDENGKNTCTTHGIIMIVVLILTVLYQVLLNYSFGPLFRYLPITFEDEAVLRDQAFQRAQDQRLGLLDDDELQEETEETNEYEKSRGSENGNSIEMRRFGSVRRPMNKVGTWAKGGGQQLRKFAAVNKAKDKNKRASQYRKEHRQKDIEAQRAIGEALFGGIHDEIEDLTPDERDALVRHAFQHEALRARRPTVWIPRDDLGISDDEIRRTQAYSEHIWISNEGTALDSKVRVVYGRAPPDFSEVDLINL from the exons ATGTCGTCAACAAATTCTGACGCTTCAGGGTCGGCGACCGATTCCGCCACAGGGACAGCAACTTCAGTCACCAGCTCTATCGTGAGCTCGCTGCTCTCCTCAGCCATCTCCGCTTCTGAAACCCTGAGTGCATCCGAAACCGCCTCCGATGAGCCTACAAAAACGTCCTCGGGTGGCATCCTGGGCACCACCCCCGAGACGACCAGCGCTGCCGACACCGATCGGGGTATTGGAATCGTCACTTTCCTCACTGCGTTGGTAGTCGCCGTTATTATCTTTACTGTTCAACTTGTGgcctttcttctcctccgcAACAAACTGGCCCGCATCTT TAAACCAAAAACCTACCTCGTACCCGAACGTGAACGAACCGAATCACCGCCCCGGAGTGTTGCTAGTATGCTAAAGACATTATGGCACTACGACGACCGTGAAGTGATCAACAAGTGTGGTCTTGACGCCTATTTCTTTCTCCGCTATTTGAAGACgctgctcatcatctttCTTCCCATCTGCTGCATTGTTATGCCGATCTTGATTCCTATCAACTTTGTGGGCGGCATTGGACAGAAAGTCAATGTCAATGAGACGGAGCGCAGAGAAGCCGGAAATAAGCCCACTGGTCTGGACACGCTCGCATTTGGAAACGTCAGCCCTAAAAATACAAGCAGATATGCTGCTCACTTGCTGATGGGTATTCTCGTGATTATATGGGTGTGCTGGGTATTCTTCATTGAACTCAAGGTCTACATCAAAGTTCGTCAGGATTACCTTACAAGCGCAGAGCACCGACTTCGAGCTTCGGCTACTACTGTCCTAGTGAACTCAATTCCTGCCAAATGGCTTAGCGAGGATGCTCTAAGGGGTCTCTTTGATGTTTTCCCTGGCGGTATACGAAATATTTGGATCAACCGAGACCTATCACCTCTgcttgacaaagtcaaagaaCGAAATGAGATCCACGCCCAGCTCGAGTCAGCAGAAACCGACCTCATCAAAGCTGCAAAGAAGGCTCAGCTCAAGCAGGCAAAAGCAGCTGAAAAGAAGGAGcgaaaagagaagaagctcaaggcgCTTAGCAAGCAAGAAAGAGCTGAACGACAGGCAGAGGTAGACGCTGAAGCTCAAAGAATGGCAAACAGTGCCGGAGGACAAACCGCTGGTGACAAGCACGATGTTCCTCATGATATTGATGCTGGTGTTCGCGAGTCACAATATGAGACGTATCTCAATGAGGAACACaagcatgagcatgatgagaaggCCAAGTCAAAGGGCTTTAAAGTGCCTCTTTTGGGTGATCCGCTTTCTAAAGTCGGTCATGGCATCATGGGCGTCGTTTCTAAGACTGGCAACAATGTTGATGAGACTTTGGAAACAACCAATGGTTTCATGGGCCTATCACAAACCAACGATAATCGAGTTCCGTCTCGCAACTCTGACAGACATCGCAATCAGGCCTCGGTAGATGAAGAGGAGCTTAACTCGCCCTCAGACACCCTCCGCGTCCAGAACAACCAATCGCGAAACAGCACTAGGTACTCAGCTGAGAGCACTTCTGCGATTAACCCCAAACCAGCACGTGAACACTTTGGCGACCAAGGCAACACTGTTCGCAAAATTGACAATATCGATGAAATTTATATCCGAGGGGAGTCAAAGTGGTGGGAATTCTGGAAGCCTCCTCCTGGTGCTTATACTTCTCCTGTTCCCCAGGGAGAGGTATCTCAGGCTTACCGAGACCGCAAGACCAACGAGAACAAACCTTTGTGGCAGAGGATAAAATATGCTCTACCATTCGTCAAGCCAGAATTCGAAGAGACTGTCGAATACGGAATTGCCTACAACCCTGACTACAAAGAGGACGCCGAGCCTGCGGAATGGGAGAAATATCTTAAGAAGAAGGATCGCCCAACgcatcgtcttcctctgtTCGGACAGTCCTGGCTCTTCGGAGTTCCTTTTGTCACTAAGAAGGTCGATACAATCTATTGGTGCCGCGAACAACTGGCCCGCTTGAACCTGGAAAtcgaagaagatcaagcccACCCCGAGCGCTTTCCTCTAATGAACTCGGCATTCATCCAGTTCAACCACCAAGTCGCAGCTCACATGGCCTGCCAGAGCGTCATTCACCATCTTCCCAAGCATATGACCCCGAGAATGAATGAAATTGCCCCCAGAGATGTTATCTGGGATAATATGGCATTCTCTTGGTGGCAGGAATGGTTACGGTCTGGAATTGTCTTTGTTGCAATTGTTACTATGGTCTTCCTATGGGCTATCCCTGTAGCTTGGACAGCTGCGTTGAGTCAGCTTGATAACTTGATTCGCAACAATAAGTGGCTACACTTCCTCAAAGATAACGAAGCACTTCACAATGCAGCCAAAGCAATTGCTGGTGTCCTGCCAGCTGTTTTACTTGGTTTGCTGTTATTCTTGGTCCCAATCATCCTGGGCTTCTTTGCCGACTTCAAAGGTGCGAAAACGGGATCCCAGAAGGCTGAGTTTGTGCAGCGATACTACTTCGTTTTCCTGTTTATTCAAGTTTTCCTGATTGTTTCAATTGCCTCGTTCTTCGCGGCATCTATTGATGCTATTGTCGAGAACGTCAAGCAATTGCAGACCGTTGGATCTGTTCTTGATCTACTTGCAAACAACCTTCCCACTGCAGCCAACTACTTCTTCTCTTACATGATTCTGCAGGCGATGTCCACAAGCTCTGCTACTCTCCTCCAACTTGGAGCTCTGCTCATGTGGTATGTTATTGCCAAAATGCTTGACAGTACCGCTCGCAACAAATGGTCTCGAAACACCAGGCTTAACCAGGTTAATTGGGGACGTTTCTTCCCTATTTACACTAACTTTGCCTGCATTGGACTGATATACTGTGTCATCGCGCCACTCATTTCCATATTCGCTATTATCACTTTCGCCTTGTTATGGATGGCTCAGCGATACGCCATGCTCTACGTCACTCGATTCGAGCATGATACGGGTGGTGTTTTGTACCCCAGGGCAATCAATCAAACCTTCACCGGAATCTACTTCATGGAACTTTGCATGGCAGGTTTGTTCTTCATCactgaggatgagaatggtAAGAACACTTGTACAACTCATGGCATTATCATGATCGTTGTTCTTATCCTTACTGTTCTCTACCAAGTGTTGCTCAACTACTCATTTGGACCACTGTTTCGCTATCTCCCGATCACGTTCGAAGATGAGGCAGTGTTGCGTGACCAGGCATTCCAGAGGGCCCAGGACCAACGTCTTGGTCTcctcgatgacgatgagctACAAGAAGAGACCGAAGAAACAAACGAGTATGAGAAGTCTCGTGGATCTGAGAACGGTAACTCTATTGAGATGCGCCGGTTTGGTTCAGTGCGACGCCCGATGAATAAGGTCGGAACATGGGCAAAGGGTGGAGGTCAACAGCTTCGCAAGTTTGCTGCGGTGAACAAGGCAaaggacaagaacaagagagCATCGCAGTACAGGAAAGAGCACCGTCAGAAGGATATTGAAGCTCAGCGTGCTATAGGAGAAGCATTATTTGGTGGCATTCACGACGAAATCGAGGACCTCACTCCAGATGAAAGAGATGCGCTCGTTAGACACGCTTTCCAGCATGAGGCCCTTCGAGCACGCCGACCAACAGTCTGGATTCCTCGCGACGATCTTGGCATtagtgatgatgagatccGTCGAACACAGGCATACAGTGAACACATCTGGATCAGCAACGAGGGTACAGCTCTCGACAGCAAGGTTCGTGTCGTTTACGGCAGAGCTCCACCAGACTTTTCAGAGGTGGACTTGATCAACTTGTAA
- a CDS encoding NAD-dependent glycerol-3-phosphate dehydrogenase N-terminus-domain-containing protein, with the protein MASLGGHSKKHKVTIVGSGNWGSTIAKIVAENTRANKDLFEEDVQMWVYEEDVTITKDSKLYDETTGDKPQKLTEVINKHHENVKYLPGIPLPSNIIANPDIRDAVKDSTILVFNLPHQFIANVCKQVNGHILPYARGISCIKGVNVTDDGISLFSEWIGDGLGIYCGALSGANLAREIAEEKWSETTIAYDPPALDNSRAPTPRTGSPNPTIGELPEMQHKDVRGRTSKTKLTAMPADYPPLDQDCFRTLFHRPYFHVQMVSDVAGVSLSGALKNVVALAAGFVDGRGWGDNAKAAIMRVGLMEMVKFGKEFFGETVHTATFTESSAGVADLITSCSGGRNFRCAKKAVEKGISVQEVEKQDLNGQKIQGTTTAEEVNSFLKARGLESEYPLFTAVNAILNGQAKVDDIPHLVQDS; encoded by the exons ATGGCGAGCTTGGGTGGACATTCAAAGAAGCACAAGGTGACCATTGTGGGATCCGGTAACTG GGGCTCAACAATTGCCAAGATCGTTGCTGAAAACACCCGCGCCAACAAAGATCTCTTCGAGGAAGATGTCCAGATGTGGGTCTACGAGGAGGACGTGACGATTACCAAGGACTCCAAATTATATGACGAAACCACCGGCGACAAGCCCCAGAAGCTCACAGAAGTCATCAACAAGCACCACGAGAACGTAAAGTACCTGCCCGGTATTCCTCTGCCCTCAaacatcatcgccaacccCGACATTCGCGACGCTGTCAAGGACTCCACCATTCTTGTCTTCAACTTGCCCCACCAGTTCATCGCAAACGTCTGCAAGCAGGTCAACGGACACATTCTTCCCTATGCTCGAGGGATCAGCTGTATCAAGGGTGTCAATGTCACTGACGACGGTATCAGCCTGTTCAGCGAGTGGATTGGTGACGGGCTAGGCATTTACTGTGGTGCCCTGAGTGGTGCTAACTTGGCTCGTGAAATTGCTGAGGAGAAGTGGTCAGAGACTACTATCGCTTACGACCCTCCGGCTCTTGACAACAGCAGAGCTCCCACGCCACGAACAGGTAGCCCCAATCCTACAATTGGCGAGCTTCCCGAAATGCAGCACAAGGACGTTCGAGGCCGAActtccaagaccaagctcACCGCTATGCCAGCCGATTATCCTCCTCTGGATCAGGATTGCTTCCGAACGCTCTTCCACCGACCTTACTTCCACGTCCAGATGGTCTCCGACGTTGCGGGTGTATCTCTGAGCGGTGCCTTGAAGAACGTAGTTGCTCTCGCAGCTGGTTTCGTTGACGGTCGTGGTTGGGGTGATAACGCAAAGGCAGCTATCATGCGCGTCGGTCTCATGGAAATGGTCAAGTTCGGCAAGGAATTCTTCGGCGAGACCGTCCACACAGCTACCTTTACCGAATCCTCCGCCGGTGTCGCCGATCTTATCACATCCTGCTCCGGCGGCCGTAACTTCCGTTGTGCCAAGAAGGCCGTCGAGAAGGGAATCTCCGTGCAAGAGGTCGAGAAGCAGGATCTCAACGGACAGAAGATCCAGGGTACAACCACCGCAGAGGAGGTGAACAGCTTCCTCAAGGCTCGCGGGTTGGAGTCGGAGTATCCGCTGTTCACGGCGGTGAATGCCATTCTCAACGGACAGGCCAAGGTGGACGACATCCCCCATCTGGTGCAGGATTCTTGA
- a CDS encoding ribosome biogenesis protein SLX9-domain-containing protein, producing the protein MAPQPPGLKKPSARTLRHQRITGQIHPQAPQKVFRDDAAVTDSFLSSKRDKRLIKHSSFVSRIQSARISKSTKRRRPSKKLAANLESLADALPELEEGAEVEQGKVRHKSLKSKRGALKRKERIVKGEMERFGVSMARLTQQDGVPVQKVEAEEKAAPAPTANRWAALRGYISSTMEQNPAFAEKN; encoded by the exons ATG GCTCCTCAACCCCCAGGTCTCAAAAAGCCCTCCGCGCGCACCCTCCGCCACCAGCGCATAACAGGCCAAATCCACCCGCAAGCCCCCCAAAAAGTCTTCCGCGACGACGCCGCCGTAACCGACTCCTTCCTCTCCAGCAAACGCGACAAGCGGCTCATCAAGCACTCCTCCTTCGTATCCCGCATCCAATCAGCACGTATCTCAAAATCCACAAAGCGTCGAAGACCATCGAAGAAACTAGCAGCGAACTTAGAGAGTTTAGCTGATGCGCTGCCGGAGCTAGAGGAGGGCGCGGAGGTTGAGCAGGGAAAAGTTAGGCATAAGAGCTTGAAGAGTAAGAGGGGTGcgttgaagaggaaggaGAGGATTGTTAAGGGCGAGATGGAGAGGTTTGGGGTTAGTATGGCGAGGTTGACGCAGCAGGATGGCGTGCCTGTGCAGAAGGTTGAGGCGGAGGAGAAGGCTGCGCCGGCGCCGACTGCGAATCGATGGGCGGCGTTGAGGGGGTATATCTCTTCGACGATGGAGCAGAATCCTGCTtttgctgagaagaactAA
- a CDS encoding mitochondrial import protein Pam17-domain-containing protein codes for MASSLKTSVLRMPLTGLVRSSQKASFSTLRPASCLSASPFRPQCFTPVVAKTFSRTYADKPQSTELPPLDWNSFFKLRVSRRRYQLLFSITNGLFAGGAGAVFLSTGLAEPIISQIPLDPFMTLGLMTLAFSGLGWLSGPSVGNQVFYLLNRQWKKQMTQKEAQFFERIKKHRVDPTNSSASNPVPDFYGEKISSVSGYRQWLKDQKAFNKKKTANFV; via the exons ATGGCCTCTTCGCTCAAGACCTCCGTCTTGCGCATGCCGTTAACAGGTCTCGTGCGCTCATCACAAAAAGCTTCATTCTCAACCCTCCGCCCAGCATCATGTCTCTCAGCATCGCCGTTCCGACCTCAATGCTTCACACCCGTCGTCGCAAAGACCTTCTCCCGCACCTACGCCGATAAGCCGCAGTCCACCGAACTCCCCCCGCTTGACTGgaacagcttcttcaagctgcGAGTTTCGCGCCGACGATACCAGCTCTTGTTCTCCATCACCAATGGCTTATTCGCCGGTGGTGCGGGTGCCGTTTTTCTCTCGACGGGTCTGGCGGAACCGATCATCTCGCAAATCCCTCTCGATCCGTTTATGACGCTGGGACTTATGACGCTCGCGTTCTCGGGTCTTGGGTGGTTGAGCGGCCCTAGTGTTGGAAACCAGGTGTTTTACCTCTTGAATCGTCAGTGGAAGAAGCAGATGACGCAGAAGGAGGCTCAGTTCTTTGAGCGCATCAAGAAGCATCGGGTTGACCCCACCAACTCGAGCGCCAGCAACCCTG TTCCCGATTTCTACGGCGAAAAGATTTCTAGTGTTTCTGGATATCGCCAATGGCTAAAAGACCAAAAGGCATTCAACAAAAAGAAGACTGCCAACTTCGTgtaa